In the Streptomyces formicae genome, one interval contains:
- a CDS encoding ABC-three component system middle component 2: METDRPVAMPEDEVQFRLAQLLLLLDALAGQDLPGATLERMGYYDFLSANPFLVVNAESRDASLLRLAGFDPRTLSYASSGQRFTSRRERIQHDLSLLVAYGCCHVTAEEGNLLYAITSHGRHVSSQLTTAYAASFSTAANMIVGKLKRLSDAKLRRESATWLRLDGGHNPGAALAHLLGAANRPLSSVAPLWMEAE; this comes from the coding sequence GTGGAGACTGATCGCCCGGTCGCGATGCCGGAGGACGAAGTTCAGTTCCGGCTGGCCCAACTGCTGCTCCTGCTGGATGCCTTGGCCGGCCAGGACCTTCCGGGGGCGACGCTGGAGAGGATGGGGTACTACGACTTCCTCTCCGCCAACCCTTTTTTGGTGGTGAACGCAGAGAGCAGGGATGCCTCCCTGCTCCGGCTTGCCGGCTTCGACCCCCGCACGCTGTCGTACGCCTCGTCGGGGCAGCGCTTCACCAGCCGCCGAGAGCGCATTCAGCACGATCTCAGCTTGCTCGTTGCCTACGGCTGCTGCCACGTCACAGCTGAGGAGGGAAACCTGCTGTACGCCATCACCAGCCACGGTCGACACGTGAGTTCACAGCTCACCACCGCCTATGCCGCCTCCTTCTCGACCGCGGCCAACATGATCGTCGGCAAGCTCAAGCGGCTGAGTGACGCCAAGCTGCGCAGGGAATCAGCGACCTGGCTGCGCCTGGACGGCGGACACAATCCCGGCGCGGCGCTGGCGCATCTCCTCGGTGCCGCGAACCGCCCGTTGTCGTCCGTGGCTCCTCTATGGATGGAGGCCGAGTGA
- a CDS encoding GNAT family N-acetyltransferase: MLLIREMTLDDVDAVAEVRVRGWQTAYTGLMPQPYLDSMSVTEDAKQRRAFLERGAGAMANWVAERAGKVAGWACFGPHPEPEGPPRGGELYAMYVLPEQQSTGVGTALMDKVVSEAHRRGLPWVRLWVLQGNAPARRFYEQSGFRLDGHEESSDIDGTPVPEVRYELPLT; this comes from the coding sequence ATGCTTCTCATACGCGAGATGACACTGGACGACGTCGACGCAGTGGCCGAAGTGCGCGTGCGCGGCTGGCAGACGGCCTATACGGGACTCATGCCGCAGCCCTATCTGGACTCGATGTCCGTGACGGAAGACGCCAAGCAGCGCCGCGCGTTCCTGGAACGCGGCGCCGGCGCCATGGCCAACTGGGTCGCCGAACGCGCGGGCAAGGTCGCGGGGTGGGCCTGCTTCGGGCCCCACCCGGAGCCCGAAGGGCCGCCGCGGGGCGGCGAGTTGTACGCCATGTACGTGCTGCCCGAGCAGCAATCCACAGGGGTCGGTACGGCGCTGATGGACAAGGTCGTCTCCGAGGCGCACCGCCGTGGCCTGCCCTGGGTGAGGCTCTGGGTCCTCCAGGGAAACGCCCCCGCACGGCGCTTCTACGAGCAGTCGGGCTTCCGCCTCGATGGCCACGAGGAGAGCTCCGACATCGACGGAACCCCCGTACCAGAGGTGCGCTACGAGCTACCCCTGACCTGA
- a CDS encoding DNA recombination protein RecN: MSATTGIRIRRLRLVGVDRNYDVDFTDGGDVRRLSVISGAFSSGKTAVLEFVAYGLGAKRHPRHPEVMRKVRASLLEVELSGVPHVIERAVGEPSTTAFVRKGRLDEPSTTTAERRRIDPAGHAESLSTLLLSHCGLEGVQLREAPTSSESRTDPLSFRDLMWLTFLTNERVADKNFLFENSYMRKHKLRQVVDVVFAVHDDRRVEIGSRIKELENRLGRSRSELTTARSFVEEQNTASTGAQTRLDVERKLADITRELEAIDAQARAATDFATQLRARHNSAAQEAQSATAVLRDHQTQLARMLPLRAQYADDLLKLGMLAQAKHLFDPLRVRTCPACLQPLQETPHTDGGQCSLCHHPVEVSSGSATNLGSAAARAVRPEDQLDVAAETRATKARLKAITTYIEELEQSLGSAERRAVDAAAEEQRMAKALDEATEPVVSTFLSARDELHRRQMQANRQLDEFDTAARLEEALEKRAAKVAQQESQLQHLRDELESLGDAAADRDHVLREISKRYARLLTEWHYPKLSMPHIADDLTPHVRGEPYQEASSGARTLITLAWQLAVFEVAVEKGAAHPGFLMIDSPQKNLGHGRTRDSLIADAVSIEDFYRFLRQWLDDHSDTAQVIIADNSPPAEAEGDVIVQYSRDEEHPPYGLVEDEIG, from the coding sequence GTGAGCGCCACCACCGGAATCCGGATCAGGCGGCTGCGGCTTGTCGGAGTCGACCGCAACTACGACGTCGACTTCACCGACGGCGGGGACGTGCGCCGTCTGTCCGTCATTTCCGGCGCCTTCAGCTCCGGAAAGACCGCGGTGCTGGAATTTGTTGCCTACGGGCTGGGGGCGAAGAGGCATCCGCGTCACCCGGAGGTCATGCGCAAGGTGCGCGCCTCGCTCCTCGAGGTGGAACTCTCCGGCGTCCCCCATGTCATCGAACGTGCCGTGGGTGAGCCCTCGACGACGGCCTTCGTCCGGAAAGGGCGCCTGGACGAGCCCTCCACCACCACTGCCGAACGCCGGCGGATCGATCCAGCTGGCCATGCAGAAAGCCTGTCCACGCTGCTGCTCAGCCACTGCGGCCTGGAGGGCGTACAGCTCCGCGAAGCACCGACCAGTTCCGAGTCCCGCACGGATCCCCTCAGCTTCCGGGACCTGATGTGGCTGACGTTCCTGACCAACGAACGGGTTGCCGACAAGAACTTCCTGTTCGAGAACAGCTACATGCGCAAGCACAAGCTTCGCCAGGTCGTCGATGTCGTCTTCGCGGTCCACGACGACCGTCGAGTCGAGATCGGCTCACGCATCAAGGAGTTGGAAAACCGGCTGGGGCGATCACGCTCCGAACTCACCACGGCACGCTCATTCGTCGAAGAACAGAACACCGCATCTACCGGTGCCCAGACGCGCCTGGACGTTGAGCGAAAGCTCGCGGACATCACACGAGAACTCGAGGCCATCGACGCACAGGCACGAGCAGCCACTGACTTCGCCACGCAGCTCCGGGCTCGCCACAACAGCGCGGCGCAGGAGGCGCAGTCCGCGACCGCCGTGCTCAGAGACCACCAGACACAGCTGGCGCGCATGTTGCCTCTTCGGGCGCAGTATGCGGACGACCTGCTGAAACTGGGGATGCTCGCGCAGGCCAAGCACCTTTTCGATCCCCTGCGCGTCCGGACCTGCCCGGCTTGCCTGCAACCGCTCCAGGAAACGCCGCATACCGACGGTGGGCAGTGCAGTCTGTGCCACCACCCAGTCGAGGTCTCTTCAGGCAGCGCAACAAACCTGGGCTCGGCCGCCGCCCGGGCCGTGCGGCCCGAGGACCAGCTCGACGTTGCAGCCGAGACCCGGGCGACCAAAGCCCGACTGAAGGCGATCACGACCTACATCGAGGAGCTGGAGCAGTCTCTCGGCAGTGCGGAAAGGCGGGCAGTTGACGCGGCGGCGGAAGAACAGCGCATGGCCAAGGCACTCGACGAAGCAACCGAGCCTGTCGTTTCGACCTTCCTGAGCGCTCGCGACGAGCTGCATCGCCGCCAGATGCAGGCGAACCGGCAGCTCGATGAATTCGACACCGCTGCTCGGCTTGAAGAGGCACTGGAGAAGCGCGCAGCCAAAGTTGCACAACAAGAATCTCAACTGCAGCATCTGCGCGATGAGCTGGAGAGCCTGGGGGACGCGGCAGCGGACCGCGACCACGTGCTGCGTGAGATCAGCAAACGCTACGCCCGTCTGCTCACCGAGTGGCACTACCCCAAACTCAGCATGCCGCACATCGCCGATGACCTCACCCCACACGTCCGAGGAGAGCCATACCAGGAAGCGTCCTCTGGAGCCCGCACCTTGATCACCCTCGCCTGGCAGCTCGCCGTGTTCGAGGTTGCTGTTGAGAAGGGCGCGGCCCACCCTGGATTCCTGATGATCGACAGCCCGCAGAAAAACCTCGGACACGGCAGGACTCGCGATTCACTGATCGCCGACGCCGTGAGCATCGAAGACTTCTACCGCTTCCTACGCCAGTGGCTGGACGACCACAGTGATACCGCCCAGGTCATCATCGCCGACAACAGCCCACCCGCTGAGGCAGAGGGCGACGTCATCGTTCAGTACAGCAGGGACGAGGAACATCCGCCCTACGGACTCGTCGAGGACGAGATCGGATAG
- a CDS encoding serine/threonine protein kinase, with product MITELAGCTTPGVRMIAANPGDWGIDAFAGDLGGDITVWQAKYFWPTTKEGHQQQIRESLKSLLDTAAKKDHEVRMWILCIPSTMDGPTMAWWDRWKKRQERDHNLVIDLWDEVRLTRLLHAPEADDVRRCYYEAYRAEPSEAEPRDLVDMDDDNATALESALFIMQIREAGHIELDSAKRQFFNADVVAREIAHKGVPAELKALRSTDETLHGLWEARFNQCWVEDKFPRLHAEVWSDVRAEHPQLPKTLRLDLLHAWGLVHRLVDNRKAGWVKHWRDIAESHTNP from the coding sequence ATGATCACTGAACTGGCAGGGTGCACGACCCCCGGCGTTCGGATGATCGCCGCGAACCCCGGAGACTGGGGCATCGACGCATTCGCCGGTGACCTCGGTGGCGACATCACGGTGTGGCAGGCCAAGTACTTTTGGCCCACCACGAAAGAGGGGCACCAGCAGCAGATTCGCGAGTCCCTGAAATCCCTTCTGGACACCGCCGCGAAGAAGGACCACGAGGTCAGGATGTGGATCCTGTGCATACCGTCCACGATGGATGGCCCGACCATGGCGTGGTGGGACAGGTGGAAGAAGCGCCAGGAACGAGATCACAACCTGGTGATCGACCTGTGGGACGAAGTGCGGCTGACCAGGCTGCTGCATGCTCCGGAGGCCGATGACGTCCGGCGCTGCTACTACGAGGCGTACCGCGCGGAGCCTTCCGAGGCTGAGCCCCGAGATCTGGTCGATATGGACGACGACAATGCCACGGCGCTGGAGTCCGCCCTCTTCATCATGCAGATAAGAGAGGCTGGCCACATCGAGCTCGACTCCGCCAAACGTCAGTTCTTCAACGCTGATGTTGTGGCACGGGAGATCGCGCACAAGGGAGTCCCTGCGGAGCTGAAGGCGCTGCGATCGACGGACGAGACCCTCCACGGACTGTGGGAAGCGCGGTTCAACCAGTGCTGGGTCGAGGACAAGTTCCCGCGCTTGCACGCGGAAGTGTGGTCCGACGTGAGGGCCGAGCACCCCCAACTCCCCAAGACCCTGCGGCTCGACCTGCTGCACGCATGGGGTCTTGTGCACCGGTTGGTGGACAACCGGAAGGCGGGATGGGTTAAGCATTGGCGGGACATCGCCGAGTCCCACACCAACCCATGA